One genomic segment of Fundulus heteroclitus isolate FHET01 chromosome 10, MU-UCD_Fhet_4.1, whole genome shotgun sequence includes these proteins:
- the mrpl43 gene encoding 39S ribosomal protein L43, mitochondrial encodes MTSRGTPSRFLRSVLQNGVGRYVCQLKRISIIFSKKSQSSLGVRDFIEEGVVDYAKMNPGTVVYVSPQPCRVPKIVAEYLNGNTKEELITNKTSQQVLEVLTKLTNQSGLDIIRIRKPLHTDSPSIQGQWHPFTNRPPSLGLIRPQNQHAE; translated from the exons ATGACATCCAGAGGGACGCCGAGCCGCTTCCTGAGGAGCGTCCTTCAGAACGGCGTGGGCCGGTACGTGTGTCAGCTGAAGCGGATCTCCATCATCTTCTCCAAGAAATCCCAGAGCTCCCTGGGAGTCAG GGATTTCATAGAGGAGGGAGTGGTGGATTACGCCAAGATGAACCCAGGCACCGTCGTCTACGTGTCTCCTCAGCCCTGCAGAGTCCCTAAAATAGTTGCCGAGTACT TGAACGGAAACACGAAGGAGGAGCTGATCACCAACAAAACGTCACAGCAGGTCCTAGAGGTCCTCACCAAGCTGACCAACCAGTCTGGCCTCGACATCATCCGTATCCGCAAGCCGCTTCACACCGACAGTCCCAGCATCCAGGGCCAGTGGCACCCGTTCACAAACCGCCCCCCATCCCTCGGCCTCATCAGACCACAGAACCAACACGCAGAGTAA